Proteins co-encoded in one Phoenix dactylifera cultivar Barhee BC4 unplaced genomic scaffold, palm_55x_up_171113_PBpolish2nd_filt_p 001097F, whole genome shotgun sequence genomic window:
- the LOC103697432 gene encoding protein FAR-RED IMPAIRED RESPONSE 1-like, translating to MVLISEITEEAAKKDGEPKEGDGELEEEEKTEEGPPEERAETEERAQEPAGIDAGELAAPPADPKEDAPPPAGKMLYNEYALRVAYIMRNYLYMRQGGATAAAAGGGGGGAAGEERCRAMMEVLRKESGRWAVSRVVLEHTHPLEPPPDPAGALAGGGLMPRLDMEFDSISAAKAYYSTYGEKMGFKAQTGSGKRSRGNRILIMQRFLCSKGSYPPYGNAADGAARKRKRGPYKKRAQKNAEEAQKDGEVVEVIQVESSTEKAGAVGDEHGGEVQSGQLKKGAVFVEKDMTPKEPATEINSRKDSAVAGKGQDGGKVPLVSNPAQSRLLRELGIRVSRYTHEERRDIILKYMQKRSNRQVVDRSIKIPSRQALAERRQRGAGGKFLSKEEMQTLNRQEERAEEEPELPEEVVANAGGVPIVGMVFENEDKAYEYYVKYAGSVGFSVRKGWWDRSARNLTRSRVYVCSREGFRPKNEAKRPRPETRTGCLARMAIKITLSGKYRVTEFVSDHNHQLAAPLDIQMLKSQKLLTKVQPIGCQKASLIPAGYKNYVRAKRAKDMQVGDAGALLEYLQKMKGDNPSFYYAIQVDEYDQMTNVFWADAKSMIDYHYFGDVVCFDTSYRANDYGRPFALFIGINHHKQTVIFGAAFLHDETVGSFKWLFETFKTAMSGKQPKTILTDRCAAISDAIAAVCPGTMHHFCVWQIYQNAVKHLARVFEGSETFVHDFSRCIYDFEDEEEFLAAWNSMLEKYNLKDNEWLTKLYEERQTWALAYSQHVFCADIKSTLREDTLSTVLKEYLYSEKDLSQFFKLYEMLVEERRYAEVQADYHANQGTPRIPPLRLLWQAANEYTPAVFEMFRREFELFMDCMVYSCGEVGTLSDYEATVKDKTKEHFLRFDSSDGSVICSCRKFESVGIQCCHALKVLDFKNIKELPPQYILKRWKKDAKAASIKGSHGFMLDGDPRTSQLNRYSSLCRILYKIAARAAGNEDTFTLMVNQSDQLLEQVEQILQARLLEKPSLDNAPRVQHNNLIESGDVHHDRNNETQKVSGRKRNNGGVRRRHQSEQEISKRQKIRKGQPEEAEVAPRDNEPHVVPNTIPSQPRNPSNQFLAPNHFMQGPYVTAHQFGLGTTQGFHPLTQFGQDSPASALQQQPFHGSAHLTQGYSAPDIHALQFVGSNPQLDRQGGDQGHCAIPVWDFL from the exons ATGGTGCTGATCTCCGAGATCACGGAGGAGGCTGCGAAGAAGGATGGTGAGCCGAAGGAAGGAGATGGGGAgctggaagaggaggagaagaccgAGGAGGGGCCTCCAGAAGAAAGAGCGGAAACGGAGGAGAGAGCTCAAGAGCCGGCGGGAATCGATGCAGGCGAGTTGGCCGCGCCGCCGGCTGATCCCAAGGAGGATGCCCCGCCGCCTGCCGGGAAGATGCTCTATAACGAGTACGCCCTCCGGGTGGCCTACATCATGCGGAACTACCTCTACATGCGGCAGGGAGGGGCCACagcggccgccgccggcggcggcggcggcggggcggCGGGGGAGGAGAGGTGccgggcgatgatggaggtgtTAAGGAAGGAGAGCGGGAGGTGGGCTGTGTCGAGAGTCGTGTTGGAGCACACCCACCCGCTCGAGCCGCCGCCGGACCCCGCCGGAGCGCTCGCCGGCGGCGGGCTGATGCCGAGGTTGGACATGGAGTTCGATTCCATCTCGGCGGCGAAGGCATACTATAGTACTTACGGTGAGAAGATGGGGTTCAAGGCACAGACGGGCTCCGGGAAGCGGTCCAGGGGTAATCGGATTTTGATCATGCAGAGGTTCTTATGCTCGAAGGGGAGTTATCCTCCTTATGGAAATGCTGCCGATGGTGCTGCGAGGAAGAGAAAGCGTGGTCCTTATAAGAAGAGAGCCCAAAAAAATGCAGAAGAAGCTCAGAAAGATGGTGAAGTGGTAGAGGTAATCCAGGTTGAGAGCTCGACTGAGAAGGCAGGGGCAGTTGGTGATGAGCATGGAGGGGAGGTCCAGAGTGGTCAGCTGAAAAAAGGAGCAGTTTTCGTGGAGAAGGATATGACGCCAAAAGAACCAGCAACAGAGATCAATTCCAGAAAGGATTCAGCTGTAGCGGGCAAGGGCCAGGATGGTGGGAAGGTACCCTTGGTATCGAATCCTGCTCAATCTCGGTTGCTGAGAGAGCTTGGGATACGAGTGTCACGTTACACCCACGAGGAGAGGAGGGATATAATTCTCAAGTACATGCAGAAGAGGAGCAATAGACAAGTTGTGGATAGATCCATTAAG ATTCCTTCCCGGCAAGCTTTGGCAGAAAGAAGGCAGCGAGGTGCTGGAGGGAAATTTCTTAGTAAAGAAGAGATGCAG ACCTTGAATAGACAGGAGGAACGGGCAGAAGAAGAACCAGAATTGCCTGAAGAAGTAGTTGCAAATGCTGGAGGAGTGCCAATAGTTGGTATGGTGTTTGAAAATGAAGATAAAGCTTATGAGTATTATGTCAAGTATGCTGGAAGTGTAGGTTTCAGCGTCCGTAAAGGTTGGTGGGATAGATCTGCCAGAAATTTGACTAGATCAAGGGTGTATGTATGTTCAAGAGAGGGATTTCGCCCAAAGAATGAGGCAAAGAGACCTAGACCAGAAACAAGAACTGGTTGCCTTGCACGGATGGCTATCAAAATCACATTGAGCGGTAAATATCGTGTGACTGAATTTGTGTCTGACCATAACCATCAGCTTGCAGCCCCATTAGATATTCAGATGTTAAAATCTCAGAAGCTGTTAACAAAGGTTCAACCTATAGGTTGCCAAAAGGCTAGTCTAATTCCTGCTGGATATAAAAATTATGTGCGAGCGAAGCGTGCAAAGGACATGCAGGTGGGAGATGCAGGAGCCTTGTTGGAATACTTACAGAAGATGAAAGGTGATAATCCTTCTTTCTATTATGCCATTCAAGTTGATGAATATGATCAAATGACAAATGTCTTTTGGGCAGATGCAAAGTCCATGATAGATTATCATTATTTTGGTGATGTGGTTTGTTTTGACACAAGCTATAGAGCAAATGATTATGGTAGGCCATTTGCTCTATTCATTGGCATTAATCATCATAAGCAAACTGTTATCTTTGGTGCAGCATTCCTGCATGATGAAACTGTGGGATCTTTTAAATGGTTGTTTGAGACATTCAAAACTGCAATGAGTGGAAAACAACCAAAAACAATATTGACCGATCGATGTGCAGCTATAAGCGATGCAATAGCTGCTGTGTGTCCAGGTACAATGCATCATTTTTGTGTGTGGCAAATATACCAAAATGCTGTCAAGCACTTGGCCCGTGTATTTGAAGGTTCTGAAACTTTTGTGCATGATTTCAGCCGATGTATTTATGATTTTGAGGATGAGGAAGAGTTCCTTGCAGCATGGAACTCCATGCTAGAGAAATACAATCTCAAAGATAATGAATGGTTGACTAAACTATATGAGGAAAGGCAGACATGGGCTTTGGCATATAGCCAGCATGTATTCTGCGCAGACATAAAAAGCACACTACGAGAGGACACTTTAAGTACAGTTCTAAAGGAATATTTATACTCAGAAAAAGATCTATCACAATTCTTTAAACTATATGAGATGTTAGTAGAGGAGCGACGATATGCAGAAGTGCAAGCTGATTATCATGCAAATCAAGGTACTCCTAGAATACCTCCTTTGAGGTTGTTGTGGCAGGCTGCAAATGAATATACACCTGCAGTGTTTGAAATGTTCAGAAGGGAGTTTGAATTGTTCATGGATTGCATGGTTTACAGTTGTGGTGAGGTTGGAACATTGTCTGATTATGAGGCTACTGTCAAGGATAAAACTAAAGAGCACTTTCTTAGGTTTGACTCATCAGATGGTTCTGTCATATGTAGCTGCAGAAAGTTCGAGTCTGTTGGGATTCAGTGTTGTCATGCACTGAAAGTActtgattttaaaaatattaaagagCTTCCACCACAATATATTTTAAAGAGGTGGAAAAAGGATGCTAAAGCTGCAAGCATCAAAGGGAGTCATGGTTTTATGCTTGATGGTGACCCTAGAACATCTCAACTAAATCGTTATAGCTCTCTTTGCCGGATATTATATAAAATTGCAGCAAGGGCTGCAGGGAACGAGGACACATTTACATTAATGGTTAACCAATCAGATCAGCTTCTTGAACAAGTTGAGCAAATTTTGCAAGCGAGGCTTCTTGAAAAACCATCCCTTGATAATGCCCCAAGGGTTCAACATAATAATCTTATTGAGAGTGGAGATGTCCATCATGATAGAAACAATGAAAcccaaaaggttagtgggagaaAGAGGAATAATGGAGGTGTACGCCGCAGACATCAAAGTGAGCAGGAGATAAGCAAAAGGCAAAAAATCAGGAAAG GACAACCTGAGGAGGCGGAAGTTGCACCAAGGGACAATGAACCACATGTAGTACCAAACACGATTCCCTCTCAACCAAGAAATCCTTCTAATCAGTTCCTTGCACCAAATCATTTTATGCAG GGTCCTTATGTAACTGCTCATCAATTTGGACTTGGCACAACCCAAGGTTTTCATCCCTTGACCCAATTTGGTCAG GATTCTCCAGCTTCTGCTTTACAGCAGCAACCATTCCATGGCAGTGCCCACTTGACTCAG GGTTACTCGGCTCCTGATATACATGCCCTACAATTTGTCGGGAGCAATCCCCAGCTCGACCGCCAGGGTGGTGATCAAGGGCACTGTGCTATTCCAGTGTGGGATTTTCTATGA